The genome window GCTTAAGTGGCCCTCGGGCGGGCGGAATAGTCACTATTTATGACGATGCTACTGGTCAGGTGACCTCAGATGCTGGTTTTATAGGCAGAACGCAGGTAGGCGCTGGCAGTGTAGGCAACCTCGCCTTTTTCGCCGGTGGACGTTCGGGAGCGTTAATTTTCCTTGGAAGTGAAGCCCGGGTTGATATCTATAACAGCACGACCAATCAATGGTCATTGGCTGAACTTTCACAGCCCCGCTCCAACATGGGCGTTGCTAGCGCGGGCAGCAAGATCCTGTTTGCTGGGGGGGCCAGCTACACAATAGGGTATGTACCGGGGCCTAATCCTTATTTAGGTGTTGTACCCATTAACTACAACACAATTGATATCTACGATGTAGCTACCAATCAATGGTCAGTTTCCCAGTTGCCCCGCGTATCCGGCGAGTATCTAGCCGCCGTTAGCGTCGGTAACCAAATCTGGTTTGCCCAAAAGGGCTTGATCGATAGTTACGATGTCAACACAGGCCAATGGTCAGCCGCCAGTATTCCTCTCCAAAGTGATAACTATTCCGTTACCCGGGCCGGCAACAAAATACTGTTTGCCGGACTTAATTATCCAGCTCATTCAGGCTCGTCTAAGGTGGCGATCTATGATGTAGTCACCGGTCAGTGGAGCGAGTCAAATTTGTCTCAGGCTAGATATAAGTCAGTCGCCATCTCGTTGGGTAATAAAGCGTTCTTTGCGGGAAATTCGATGGGAAGCTCTTCCGATATTGATGTCTATGATGCCACTACCAACCAGTGGTCAGTTATCAACTTCCCTGGGTTAATTAGGACAAATCTAGCGGCTACTCCAGTCAACAATAAGCTTGTTTTTGTGAAAGATGGCCCGTTGGAGATCAACATCTATGCCGAAGCAGCTAGTAATACAGCACCAAGCACGACCGGACTAGCTAATCAGACCATAACAGCCGGTCAATCCGTACAGTTGGAACTAGCCTCAGCCTTCTCGGACGCTGAAACGCCCGGCAGCCTGACCTTCACCGCAACGGGCTTACCCACGGGCTTAAGTCTGACGGGTAGCCTCATTAGCGGTAGCACATCGCTGACTGGCGTGTCGAACGTGACGGTAAAGGCTACCGATCCCGGTAGCCTGTCAGTAAACGCCCAGTTCACCTTGACGGTCGTACCCGCTCCGGTTATGGGTAGTCTGCAACTTTTGATGCCAGGCTACGACTGCCAGACCGGTGCGTTTAGGTTCAACACGACAGGGGGTGACGGCTCACCCATTGAGTACTACGCCGTACCGGGCATCACCGGCTGGACAACCAACCCCAATCAGTTCGTTGATGCCGAGACCCGGACAGCCGCCGATGCCCAACCCATTACGCTAAAAGCCCGTCAAAACGGTCAGGAAGTCATGCTGGTGTGGGACATTCGCGCCGTATGCCCCGTCAGTTCAGCTCCGTTTGCTATTACAGCCGTCAACACGATGAGTTGCCAAGCCATCACGGCCACCGAAAGGCGACTGACATTTACGCCACAGTACCGGGGGTTAACCAGCGAGCCATTCAGCTTTTCGGTAGTCAACGAGATGTTACCTACGAGTGCGGCCGGTCCCTACCATCTCCGCCTTTACACGGACAACCCGGTAATCACCCTGAAGGCTCAGCAAGGCAATGCAGTGGCTAGCTACAGCTATAACTGGTTGGCTGCTTGTGCTAAGTCAGTTCGTGCGGGTGCTGAAGGGGTGAATACCGGCCTTGTCATCAAAGTGCTGGGTAATCCGGTAGTCAGTACTTCAGCCGAGGTAGAGGTTAGCGGGGTAGCCGGACAAGTTGTGCATCTCAATCTGGTTGATACCCAGGGCAAGCTGATTCACCAGCATACGATTGAGCAGGCGGGCTCAGTAGATCGGGTCAGCGTGCCGGTGGGCCATGCCAAAGGGCTGCTTCTTCTGGAAGTCCGCACCGCGACCCAACGGCAACAGGTTAAGTTATTGATGCCTTAGCCTATTATGCTTTATTCTCCCAAAAGCCCAAATCTGAACGATCTGGGCTTTTTTATTGCTGATGAGAGAGTCCACAATCCGAGTCGTTAGTTTTTTGACAAACTATCCTGCCGTAGTAGTTTACCTATACTGTCACATGTTTATTATAGTAATATTGAAGCTGCTTTAAACTTATAGAAAATACCCAAAGCTGTGAGATTTCTGAGGTGCGAACTTTAAATACACACGGTAGTAAGGATCATGGGCAATGCGATGCTTGAAACGTGAATTTCACCACAGCCTACCATCGGAACACGCGAATTTGAAACAACCGTGTTGCTGACAGAAATTGTAGAATGTATTCTTTCATCGTCTGAAAACTGGCCGGACGCCGGTGCGATGTCAATAACGTCAATCAATCACCAACGAGTTTTTGATTGACTAAAGTACTTGGTCGTAACTTAGGCTTTTATTGTCATTATGAGTGGTGCACGGCCGACTGTTAATGTGCTATTTGGGCCAATACGTTAACCCAAAACCATAAGCATTCAGATCTATCGAGTGTCGAGTTTGATGGTAGTCGTATGCCTGCCAAAAGTGGCAGAGATGCATTGGTGTATCAAGGTCGAAAAGTCAGCAACACTACGAATACGTTGTTTCTGTCAGGTAATATAGACATCATTTAAGCTGTGTTTACCCCTCGGGAATCTTAACACTATGACCCGTTTCTGAACGCCGATTCAGGCTTTGACTCGGCTGATTTTGTAGCCGCTTGTACACAAGCGCACATCACTGCCAATATTAGGAAAAATCCGCGTAATTCAGTTCATTAGGAAGCCTGAAGCTATGGAAATGGGACCTACGTTTTTGACGAAAAACTTTATTAAAATCGTTCGATCACTGGCCATGCCAGCGCTTGGATTGACGGCTTAAAAGCCTTATCAGTACGGTTTAAGTTTTTCGTAAAAAGTTGGATCAATCGTCATTTTATCGACTTCTCGGTTATTCTTCTGCGAACAATCAATCAAAGGCTGAAATTTTAAACGGAGTCAAGCTATGTAAAGTAGCTACGTTCTGTATCGGGTAGAAAGAGACGAGACTAAGCGTAAGACGCTGGTCATAAACTAGTCCTGATTACCTTGTGATTACGTGGCTTCGTAAAAAAAACGCCCAGAGCAATGTGTCCGGGCGTTTCTGTGTATTCCGTTTGATCTAGCGTAAACTAGATACTTAAGCGAATTGCTCACATTCACTAAGGTAATTATACTTATTAGTGGGGGAGATTGTTTGCTGTTGCCGGAATGAGTAACGCAAAATTCCGGCAAAAATCAGAAACTGTACTTACCGCAAATCACCTTTTGCGTAGGCAACCGGTTGTTGATCTGGCTCAATTGGTGTCTACATGGTCTGAACAAGACCATGTAAAAGATTAACGAATCTGCTGAATCGTTCGCGCGGGACCGCCGACGTGAAATTGAGGCCACATCAATTACATGTCTTGATGGAGTCAGCTAATCCAGCAAGGCCTGACTCGTTGACCCGTGTGAGGCCAACGCCCACCCGTTGCATTAGCGCCCGTGTTTTGGATCGGCTTCGATTGCTTCTTTCCGTTTTTGGTGCGGACCGAGTTCCCGTAGTCGAACTAAAAATGGGGATTCGGTCCGCACTAGGAATACGTAATGGTGCTGGGTTCTATCGAGCTCAACGTTGTTGCCTGGTCTCGTCAATTTAGCCCGACTGCCCGGTCCGGTAAAACAGAACAAACTGTCTGAACCGGACAAAACCGGGTTTTCTCACTGGCCGTTTGTTCGCGTCCATAGTCTGGTCAAGCGAATGGCTGGCTCTGGAGAACAGGGGTAACCGATTTGTCTTGGCTAGTCGCCAGGTTTAGGTGTAGCACTAATCGGTCGGGTGCTGGCCGTTGGCGCAACTGGAGTTCATTGGCGACCTATGGGTTAAGAGACTAGCAGGTTCTTAACCCATTGCATAAGTGCCTTATTCGACTTTATGAATGAAGTCGTATCGATCGAGGGACCCGTAGCGAATTTATTCAGTAACTGGCAGGCTTCAATCCGGGTAACTGCCTGCGCAAGGGGCTCTTTACGCAAAATCTCATCATAAAATCCCCGCTTGGCTTGCTGAAAGCGCTTGGGGACTGTTGTGTCCATTGCGTTCAGATCGATGGTGTAGTAGCGGAAATAGTTTTTTCTGTTCGTGAAAAAGTAGATCTTCTGATACTCATCGGACGAGCCAACAACGACAATCTGCTCACACCGACGGATCGCGTCCTGAACGGCTTTATTAACGAACTGAATACTGATGCTGGCAAATAACGGGCTTTTCATGGCAAGTAGCGATTCGGTTTATCATGTACTTTACTTTAGGAAGGGTAGCGGCCAGAACACGGTAAAGAATACGACAGTGCCGTGTGGAAGGCAGGGCCGTGGCTGCTTGGTAAAGTTTAAGGTTATTTGCGCCTGTTACCAGTTAATCTGTTTGAATGCCCGGATTAGGGTGCTAAATCCCTTATTTTATCCGCCGAATCGGCACTGAGAGTATGCTGTGCAAGACTTACCTATCGGTTTGTAGCTACGTAAGGAGGCTCCTCGCCTGTGCTTGGGAGAAGACACAAAAACGAATTCTCATTGATCTTCTTTGATAAAAAGCAAGGTTTATCGGGTCCGTACTCCGCACGCAGGGCGACGAATCTAGCAATGACAATTGCCAGTAGACATAATTTATAGAAAAAAATAGTGTAATTAAACGTATATTTTATTGATTATTTGCTTAATATGCTTCTCAAATGAGGGAACGTACATGCTATACCTATGGCAGACCACTTTGACCCAATCCGCTTTGAAATTGCGCGACGATACATTGAGCTTGCAGAGTCAGGTCATGTCGATGATAAGTATCTGGAACGTGCGCGTCTGTTGGTTGATACGGTGTACCAAACGGGTAACCACAAGAGAGGGCATTCACAGAAGGCCGACCAGTCAAATCGCTAGCGCCCATACAAAGCCCTAAACGATTGGACCAGGTAGAACCTAAAGCAGCCAATAAAAAAACGCCCAACTCATCCGTCTGGGCGTTTTTTGTATTACCTATATTGTCTACTTGTATACTACTGTAGAAGCGGTAGAGTTGTTGCGAAACAGTCAGCTTTTTAATAAATGTTTAACTCTTGGTCGAAATAACAAACGCCGGGCTCATCTTAGGCC of Spirosoma agri contains these proteins:
- a CDS encoding putative Ig domain-containing protein — its product is MNKLLFTLFIAGFQLLAIPTLAQWTTIPLSLTGFSADWITERAATTVGSKALFAGGVSTYPGLSGPRAGGIVTIYDDATGQVTSDAGFIGRTQVGAGSVGNLAFFAGGRSGALIFLGSEARVDIYNSTTNQWSLAELSQPRSNMGVASAGSKILFAGGASYTIGYVPGPNPYLGVVPINYNTIDIYDVATNQWSVSQLPRVSGEYLAAVSVGNQIWFAQKGLIDSYDVNTGQWSAASIPLQSDNYSVTRAGNKILFAGLNYPAHSGSSKVAIYDVVTGQWSESNLSQARYKSVAISLGNKAFFAGNSMGSSSDIDVYDATTNQWSVINFPGLIRTNLAATPVNNKLVFVKDGPLEINIYAEAASNTAPSTTGLANQTITAGQSVQLELASAFSDAETPGSLTFTATGLPTGLSLTGSLISGSTSLTGVSNVTVKATDPGSLSVNAQFTLTVVPAPVMGSLQLLMPGYDCQTGAFRFNTTGGDGSPIEYYAVPGITGWTTNPNQFVDAETRTAADAQPITLKARQNGQEVMLVWDIRAVCPVSSAPFAITAVNTMSCQAITATERRLTFTPQYRGLTSEPFSFSVVNEMLPTSAAGPYHLRLYTDNPVITLKAQQGNAVASYSYNWLAACAKSVRAGAEGVNTGLVIKVLGNPVVSTSAEVEVSGVAGQVVHLNLVDTQGKLIHQHTIEQAGSVDRVSVPVGHAKGLLLLEVRTATQRQQVKLLMP